One segment of Ipomoea triloba cultivar NCNSP0323 chromosome 12, ASM357664v1 DNA contains the following:
- the LOC115998853 gene encoding uncharacterized protein LOC115998853 yields the protein MAIPSLQFFLKDSQRVMITSEVRCNFLIDNMLICGVVVKGPVLSGNISGTDPLKDNHLLLQAQALDDTEEAMHTAAVVNELSKEISCILVAHPLNSKWAAGAKNITNVPQFEKIHGLWPCMVAPTKIIAGLGLSLGIDILEAPEATGDYQTILTSKTTAIVKTLSAPLQSCLNIFVPGEDEHKPDRSDGYDFGFLHTKAIDDVGHDKVSVFKVKGLEAVDHSIGQLAKLLWPAESSGKTCPFCIV from the exons ATGGCCATCCCTTCATTGCAGTTTTTCTTGAAGGATTCTCAACGAGTAATGATTACCTCTGAGGTGCGTTGTAATTTCTTGATAGATAATATGCTCAT ATGTGGTGTGGTAGTAAAGGGACCGGTATTAAGTGGAAATATATCAGGAACAGACCCATTGAAGGACAATCACCTTCTTTTACAGGCCCAGGCTCTTGATGATACAGAAGAGGCAATGCACACAGCTGCGGTTGTTAATGAACTGTCTAAGGAGATCTCATGCATTCTTGTTGCCCATCCACTAAATTCAAAGTGGGCTGCTGGAGCAAAGAACATTACCAAT GTTCCTCAATTTGAAAAGATACATGGGCTCTGGCCATGCATGGTTGCTCCTACCAAGATTATTGCTGGATTGGGTTTGTCACTTGGGATTGATATTCTAGAAGCTCCTGAAGCAACAGGGGACTACCAGACAATATTAACATCCAAAACAACTGCCATAGTTAAGACACTCTCAGCTCCTCTGCAATCTTGCCTCAATATTTTTGTACCTGGAGAAGATGAGCATAAACCTGATAGATCTGATGGCTATGACTTTGGGTTCCTTCATACTAAG GCAATTGACGATGTAGGTCATGATAAAGTGAGTGTTTTCAAAGTTAAAGGACTTGAAGCTGTAGATCATTCTATTGGACAGTTGGCTAAACTCTTATGGCCAGCAGAATCATCTGGTAAAACTTGCCCCTTTTGCATAGTGTAG
- the LOC115998983 gene encoding pentatricopeptide repeat-containing protein At3g29230-like: protein MFGGNGAHSSLPKIGEVALNLVSKPPHRILEEKFISLLQSCKTTRNLKQIQAQITIHGLNQNEYTTPHFLLKCFELNQVHHARHLFDQIPYPSSSLWNTMFKGYLQKDQHREVLVLFRRMRNKDERPSCYTFPIILKCCGKLYALREGEEVHCVVIKIGLKSNTFVGTTLIDLYSRARKVESAHRVFSEMVLRNVVSWTSMINGYVENGDLASARRFFDLAPERDIVLWNSMIVAYIGCRDMVEAQRLFNVMPNKDLMSWNTLLNGYANSGDVEGCERVFEAMQERNIFSWNGLIGGYAHNGHFLEVLGAFKRMLTESDVQPNDATLVNVLSACARLGALDMGKWVHAYAESIGYIDNIYVGNGLIDMYAKCGVVRNAIDVFKSMDKKDLISWNTIINGVAVHGQGADALNLFSQMRNAGVRPDGITFIGVLCACSHMGLVSEGFHYFQSMINEYLIVPQIEHYGCMVDLLARAGHFDQAVDFVHKMPMPADSVIWTSLLGACRIYKNIDVAILALQKLIELDPNNPANYVMLANIYGDAKRWKDVAKQKVAMRDTGFKKLPGCSLVEVDDEVAEFYCYDERHPKTQAIYGALKGLMKISMSSGYFLDLMETDQ from the coding sequence ATGTTTGGGGGAAATGGTGCACATTCATCTCTTCCAAAAATAGGTGAAGTTGCTCTAAACCTGGTCTCGAAGCCTCCGCATAGAATCCTCGAAGAAAAGTTCATATCATTATTGCAATCATGCAAGACAACAAGGAACCTCAAACAAATCCAAGCCCAGATCACAATTCACGGTCTTAATCAAAACGAGTACACGACCCCTCATTTTCTGTTGAAATGTTTCGAATTAAATCAAGTTCATCACGCTCGCCACCTGTTTGATCAAATTCCCTACCCAAGTTCTTCGCTTTGGAACACTATGTTCAAAGGTTACCTTCAAAAGGACCAGCACAGAGAGGTGCTGGTGCTTTTTCGTCGGATGAGGAACAAGGATGAGAGGCCGAGCTGCTACACATTTCCCATAATTTTGAAGTGTTGTGGGAAGTTATATGCTTTAAGGGAAGGCGAGGAAGTGCATTGTGTCGTGATCAAGATTGGGCTTAAGTCTAATACATTCGTGGGTACTACCTTGATTGATTTGTATTCTAGAGCAAGGAAAGTCGAGTCTGCTCATAGAGTGTTTAGCGAGATGGTTTTGAGAAATGTGGTTTCTTGGACTTCTATGATTAATGGCTATGTTGAGAATGGTGATTTGGCCTCTGCAAGGAGGTTTTTTGACTTGGCACCTGAGCGAGATATTGTTTTGTGGAATAGCATGATTGTGGCATATATCGGATGCAGGGACATGGTAGAGGCTCAGAGACTTTTTAATGTGATGCCCAATAAGGATTTGATGTCTTGGAATACTTTGTTGAATGGCTACGCGAATTCTGGGGATGTCGAGGGGTGTGAGAGGGTGTTTGAAGCAATGCAGGAAAGAAACATATTTTCTTGGAATGGTTTGATTGGAGGATATGCTCATAATGGACATTTTCTGGAAGTTCTTGGTGCCTTTAAGAGGATGTTAACTGAGTCCGATGTGCAGCCTAATGATGCCACTCTTGTGAATGTTTTGTCTGCTTGTGCTAGATTAGGAGCTCTTGATATGGGTAAATGGGTACACGCATATGCAGAGAGCATTGGTTATattgataatatatatgttgggAATGGTTTAATTGATATGTATGCAAAGTGTGGGGTGGTCAGAAATGCAATTGATGTTTTTAAGAGCATGGATAAAAAAGATTTGATATCTTGGAATACGATAATTAATGGTGTGGCAGTGCATGGTCAGGGTGCTGATGCCTTGAATTTGTTTAGTCAGATGAGGAATGCTGGTGTAAGACCAGATGGAATAACTTTCATAGGTGTGTTATGTGCTTGCTCTCACATGGGTCTAGTCTCAGAGGGATTTCATTATTTCCAATCTATGATCAATGAGTATTTGATTGTGCCTCAAATTGAACATTATGGTTGCATGGTTGATCTTTTGGCTCGAGCTGGCCATTTTGACCAGGCTGTTGATTTTGTGCATAAGATGCCTATGCCAGCTGATAGTGTCATCTGGACTTCATTATTAGGGGCATGTAGGATTTACAAGAATATTGATGTTGCCATACTGGCACTTCAGAAACTAATAGAGCTCGACCCAAACAACCCTGCAAACTATGTTATGCTTGCTAATATTTATGGTGATGCTAAGAGATGGAAAGATGTGGCAAAGCAGAAAGTTGCCATGAGGGATACCGGTTTTAAAAAGCTTCCAGGTTGTAGCTTGGTTGAGGTTGATGATGAAGTGGCTGAGTTTTATTGCTATGATGAGAGGCATCCCAAGACACAGGCAATTTACGGAGCTCTGAAAGGATTGATGAAAATATCAATGTCTTCTGGTTATTTTCTGGACTTGATGGAAACTGATCAATGA